One genomic segment of Streptomyces niveus includes these proteins:
- a CDS encoding ABC transporter substrate-binding protein produces the protein MDMHGQLGHDRRRFLALTAAASSVPLLNACGAGFGGGDSKSDGSAADDVTGSFDWQRHKGTTVKALLNKHPYTDALIADLKAFTEKTGIKVEYDVFPEDNYFDKLTVDLSSGRASYDIFMLGAYMVWQYGPPGWLEDLGPWMRNESATGAEWDKDDFLPSLLEGTQWSLKAGTPLGQGGQYALPWGWEANVVAYNTEVFDKLGLRPAESFDELRELAGTIKRKAPGAGFDGMYGVAVRGSRSWATIHPGFMTMFSRYKLKDFTVDGESLKPAMNSPEAITFTRDWADMVKKGGPPSWTSYTWYQCSSDLGAKKAGMLFDADTAAYFQAVKGASPAAGKIAFHPGPKGPDGSLATNMWIWSLGMNARSKKKSAAWLFLQWATGKEHLRKGAIEYNHIDPVRKSVSDDPAYRDKMSELPGFIETFEAVQDQTRIQFTPQEQFFDATTSWASALQEIYGGKSAGPVLNGLADDLASKVG, from the coding sequence ATGGACATGCACGGGCAGCTCGGGCACGACCGGCGGCGGTTCCTCGCGCTCACGGCGGCGGCGTCATCCGTCCCGTTGCTGAACGCCTGCGGGGCCGGCTTCGGCGGCGGTGACAGCAAGAGCGACGGGTCGGCCGCCGACGACGTCACCGGGTCCTTCGACTGGCAGCGGCACAAGGGCACCACCGTCAAGGCGCTGCTCAACAAGCATCCGTACACGGACGCGCTGATAGCCGACCTGAAGGCGTTCACCGAGAAGACCGGCATCAAGGTCGAGTACGACGTGTTCCCCGAGGACAACTACTTCGACAAGCTGACCGTGGACCTGTCCAGCGGCAGGGCGTCGTACGACATCTTCATGCTCGGCGCCTACATGGTGTGGCAGTACGGCCCGCCGGGCTGGCTGGAGGACCTCGGCCCCTGGATGCGCAACGAGTCGGCCACCGGCGCCGAATGGGACAAGGACGACTTCCTGCCGAGCCTCCTCGAAGGCACCCAGTGGTCCCTCAAGGCCGGGACGCCGCTCGGGCAGGGCGGGCAGTACGCGCTGCCGTGGGGCTGGGAGGCCAACGTCGTCGCGTACAACACGGAGGTCTTCGACAAGCTGGGGCTGCGGCCCGCCGAGTCCTTCGACGAGCTGCGTGAACTCGCGGGGACCATCAAGCGCAAGGCGCCGGGGGCCGGTTTCGACGGGATGTACGGGGTCGCGGTGCGCGGCTCGCGGAGCTGGGCGACGATCCATCCCGGCTTCATGACGATGTTCTCCCGCTACAAGCTGAAGGACTTCACGGTCGACGGGGAGAGCCTGAAGCCCGCCATGAACTCCCCCGAGGCCATCACGTTCACCCGTGACTGGGCGGACATGGTCAAGAAGGGCGGACCGCCCTCGTGGACCTCGTACACCTGGTACCAGTGTTCGAGCGACCTGGGCGCGAAGAAGGCGGGGATGCTCTTCGACGCGGACACCGCCGCGTACTTCCAGGCGGTGAAGGGCGCGTCGCCCGCCGCCGGGAAGATCGCGTTCCATCCGGGGCCGAAGGGACCGGACGGGTCGCTCGCGACCAACATGTGGATCTGGTCGCTCGGGATGAACGCCAGGAGCAAGAAGAAGAGCGCCGCCTGGCTGTTCCTCCAGTGGGCCACCGGCAAGGAGCATCTGCGCAAGGGCGCGATCGAGTACAACCACATCGATCCGGTGCGCAAGTCGGTGAGCGACGACCCGGCGTACCGGGACAAGATGAGTGAACTCCCCGGCTTCATCGAGACGTTCGAGGCCGTCCAGGACCAGACGCGGATCCAGTTCACCCCGCAGGAGCAGTTCTTCGACGCGACCACGAGCTGGGCGTCGGCGCTCCAGGAGATCTACGGGGGCAAGAGC